The DNA region TTAATAAGCCGCCGATTTTTACGATTCGGATCGGGATCACTCTATCCGGATAATTTCCCGGAGTAAAGTCGGACTCGGCTATGGAAAGAAAGAATGGATCTTCCCCTGCAGCGAGGGCTTCTCTCATTCCAATCTGAGGAAGATTTCCTCCTCCCGCTAATATTCCTAAACGTCCCAAACTTAGTTGGAAGAAGAACCGGAGGATCCGGTGGAAGATTCAGAACTTTTGGATGAGGATTTATTATCCGTTACATAGAATCCGGATCCCTTAAAGATGATCCCTCCTACGTTAGAGATCAATCTGTCTACTTCTCCGGTTTTACCGCAGAGAAGACAGGTCGTGATCGGATCGTCCTTCATGGATTGAAAATGTTCGAAAGTTTGTCCGCAAGCCTTGCATCTATAATCGTAAGTAGGCACTGATTTTCCTCGCTTGATCTTATGATCAAAATAAAAACTTAAATTGGAACGCTGCCGCATTCGAATCGGATTTTTTATCCGCTTGTTGTAGGCAGAGTTTGAATAGAACTCCCTCTGCGGAGGTAACTTCTTCTTCAGGAGAGATACCTTGAAGTACGGTTTTTTCTCCTACTAATAGAGACGCTGATATTGTCCCGTTTACCGAAAAAATTCCGAGTTGGAATCTTTTCTTTCCACCTGATCCAAGTATATACTTGTTTCTATTGATGGAAATACTCTCTCTGTCAAGGTCGATTTGGTAAGAAGGTTTCCATTCACCAGGTCTTCCGGAATACAGTTTAAAAATCGGAACAGGCTCTTCTCCGCTTAAACTTGCTGTTAAAAATTCCAAAGATCTAAAAGGTTCTTCTACAATCCTGCAGATCTCTTTGTATTTTCCAGTTTTAGATTTGTATAATACGATTCCATAATCCCCATCCAAGGCCAATTTTTCTGTGGGGATATATTCTCCATGAAATCCTGGAGGGATCTTATCTTCCGTCCAGAATGCAAAGTCCCAAGCTTGGCTTTTTTCGGATTGGGAGAATTCAGCAAATGTTTCTTCGGCTTTTGCAGAAGGATAAGGATCTTCTTCTAAAAAATGTGAGAAGATCCAACCTGAGATCTGTAACTCAGGAATATATACTTGGACCCAGTTTCCTTTTCTTCCTTGGACAGTTTCGGAGCGAGGGTCCTTATCCAATGCGTAAAGTAAGAGCCCTTTTTTTAAACGAGCCTTACCAGGGTTCTCGGTTCCAGGACCGGTTCTGAGATTTGTATTCTCTCCGGTGTTCTTAAATCTGGAACCGAGTAATGTAGAATCTTCTCTAACGGAAAGAAAACCTAATAGTTCGGAAAGTTTGATCTGGTCTCCGTCGGAAAGTTTGGTTTCTCTTTTTAAAACTTTTTTCAGAACGGAAGAATACGAAGAAATTCCTAATGTGACCGGATTACTTCGGATCAGTTCTTTTAGATCTCGTAAGAATAGAATATCATCTTCCCATTCTCCTGCGATCTCTGCTCTGGATAGAATTGCTTTTTGTCTCCAATATCCGCCAGGTCTTAGTTGTAAAATAAACGGGTCTTCGAATACGGGAAATTCTCCCTTGGATTCTAAGGATTTTCCAGAACCGATCCCATTTTCTTTTTGGAGTCTCGCTGAAATTTTAGATCTGTCTTCCGCGTCCTTCGTGACCAGTTCCGCATTCAATCTAAGAAGAGATTGAGAACCGTAAAAAAGATCTTCTGGAGTAGGGGAGGTCGATTTTTTTACTAGGAAGATTACCTTCTCCCATTTTTCCTTTTTATAATATTCGTAAATAGTGTCGGACGGTTTGGGCCAAAAACGAATGGTAAGCCAAACGATTAGCCCGAATAATACGATCCCGAATATAGAAAGGAAAAATCCGCGTTTCAATGAGAACTACGAAGCCTATTATTCCAAGTGCGGAATAAGTTTTTCCGCATCCAGATCGAATCTTTCCAAAAGCATGTTTTTCGCGATATAGTATCTCATTAGATCTATATTAAAATTCACTTTTGCTTGAGTAAGGCTGAGCTGGTCTCTCACCAAAGTATCCAAAGCATTTTTAACTGCGACTGCATCCGCTCTTCCTTGTTGGAAGCTTCGGACCACACCGTTATAATAGTTTTGGGTTTCTTTTTCGGTGACTATGGAGTTCTTATAAATTTTATAACTAGCTTCTAAAGAATCGATCCTTCCTCTTAGATCGTCTCTTACTTCATTCTTAACTTCGTTCTCTTTTAGAGTAGCTTGGCGAACTCCTATCTCGGAGTCTCTTCTTCCTGCAGCAACTCCCTTATCGAATAATGGATAAGAGAAACTTACTTTTCCGTTGAAGTCTTTGTAACGAGCAGATTGAACACCGTCAGTCGCGTCCGTATAATTTTTATCAGGGCTTGTGATTGTTTGAGCCTGAGAAGATGCAGAACCGGAAAGAGTTAGAGAAGGTAACTGATCACTTTTTGCATTTTTCAGCATAAGTTCAGCGATCTCTTTTTCTCTGACTGCGTTTAGATAATCCGCTCTTTTTTTATAAGCGATATCCAGGTCTTTTGTGTAATCAGGTTTTTCAGGAATTTCTTCCATAAGATCTGTTTCTTCTGAAAGATCCGAATCATTTTCTAATTTTAAAGTACGAGCTAATTTTCTTTTTGCTTCGTCTTTTTGAACGACTGCTGTTTCTAATTGGCTATCCGCTTGTGCGAGTAGAGCATTCCATTGGTTAACTTCGAATCCTTCCGAAAGTCCTAAACCTTGTTTACGAACAGTAAGATTTCTAATATTGCTTACATTCTCTTTTAATCTGCGGAATGTTTTTAAGGACTGTAGTTTAACTGAATAGTCCCAGAAATCCACAAGAGATCCTACGATCGCTTCCGAGATCTGAAGAGAAACTTGGCTTTTCGCCATTTCTTTTTGGTTGTCCAGGATTCTCTCCTGGTTTCTTCCCTTATAACCGAATGAGTTTTTTAATAAGTCTTGGGAAACTGTGGCAGTGATAAATCCAGTATAAAGTGGAGGAAGTGCAAGTCCTGCAAAACTCGCAGTAAGAGGGTTACTCTTGTCCTCGAAAGCGTTCGAGTCGAATCGTCTGTTTCCTGCTTCTAACTTGAAGTAGGTTCCGGTAGTGCGGATCGTTTTTTCAATCCCCCCTTTGATCGTATCATCGGAAGTTTTTGTTCCAGTAAATACGTTGTTCTGGTTCAAAGGAAGAACTGTTTGTCTGAAACTTCCGTCAGCTACTAATCTCCAAGAATATTGGGACTCCGCTTTTAAGTAACTTGAATCGGTTTTTGCCAATTCGTATCTAAGATTTTGTAGTTTGAAGTTGCTATCAAGAGCTCTTTTAACTGTCTCTTCAGTAGTTAACTTCAGGACCTTTCCGGATTTATTCTCTTGGGAGAATATCCCGGAAAATCCCGAAAGGAGGATGAGGCTCGAAACCAAAAAGACAGAGATTGTCTTCCCGCTTATTGTTTTGGTCCAAAAATTCCCATTTTCTAATTTCATAACCTTTCCTCCCGATCTTAAAGTATTAGATTAGCCTAATGCTTTTTTCATTTTTTCGCCGACTTCGGCGATAGATTGGCAAACAGAAATACCTGCATCCTGCATAGCTTTCATCTTGGAAGAAGCTGTTCCCATTCCTCCGCTGATGATCGCGCCAGCATGCCCCATCCTTTTTCCAGGAGGTGCAGTTTGGCCTGCGATAAATCCTACTACAGGTTTTTTAACATGAGCTTTGATATAAGCAGCAGCTTCTTCTTCTGAAGTTCCGCCGATCTCTCCAATCATTACGATACCTTTAGTTTCAGGATCTTCATTCAGAAGTCTAACTGCTTCCGTGTGATTCATTCCTGGAACAGGGTCTCCACCGATACCGATCACAGTGGATTGTCCCAAACCATGTTGGGTAAGCTGTGCAACTGATTCGTAAGTTAAGGTTCCTGAACGGGAAACGATTCCTACGTTTCCTGCTTGGTGAATAAAACCAGGCATGATCCCCATTTTAACTTTGTATTTAGGAGAGATCACACCAGGGCAGTTCGGTCCAACCAGTCTGGTTTTGGAATTACGAAGTGCGCTATAAACCTTAAGCATATCATGTGTTGGAATTCCTTCTGTGATACAAACCACAAGAGGAATTTCATTGAAGATACCTTCTAAGATCGCGTCGGCTGCGAATGGAGGCGGAACGAAAATGATAGAAGCATTTGCTCCTTCTTTAACGATCGCGTCTTTTAAACTATTGAATACAGGAACGTTTTTACCGGCGAGTTCTACATTTTGCCCGCCTTTTCCAGGAGTTACTCCTCCTACAACGCTAGTTCCGTATTCTATCATTTGAGTCGCGTGGAAAGAACCTTCTTTACCGGTAATCCCTTGAACCACAACTCTTGTATTGCTATCTACTAATACTGCCATGTTATATTAAGTTAACCTTATGTTATTTATTTAATGGCATCTGCCACTTTTTTAGCCGCGGTGCGAAGATCCTCTTCTCCGATGATGTTTAGACCGGATTCGTTCAGGATTTTTTTACCTTCTTCCGCGTTGGTTCCTTTCAAACGAACTACTAATGGAACATTGATGTTCACTGCTTTAGCAGCTTCGATGATCCCCAGAGCAACTCGGTCACAACGAACGATCCCTCCGAAGATATTGATGAAGATTCCTTTAACGTTTGGATCTCCCAGGATCAGTTTGAATCCGTTGGTAACAGTAGTAACGTTCGCTCCACCGCCCACGTCTAGGAAGTTTGCAGGTTCGGCACCAGCGAGTTTAACGATGTCCATGGTTGCCATTGCAAGACCTGCACCGTTAACCATACAGCCGATGTTTCCATCTAACTTAACGTAGTTGATATTGTATTCGCTAGCTTGTACTTCTAAAGGATCTTCTTCGGAAACGTCTCTGAAAGCAGCGTTTTCTGGATGGCGATAAAGTGCGTTCTCATCTAAGTCGATCTTACAGTCACCTGCAATGATCTCGTTTTCTTTGGTAAGGATCAAAGGGTTGATCTCTAATAAAGATGCATCTTCTTTAATATAAGCATTATAAACGGAAGTAAGAAGAGCTTTAAAAGACTTATGGGATTCGGCAGGAAGGCCAAGATCAAAAGCAAGTTGAGAAGCTTGGTTTGGTTGTAATCCGATACCTGGATCTACTGCGATCTTCAGGATTTTTTCAGGATGAGTTTCCGCAACTTCTTCAATCTCCATACCACCTTCAGTGGAAGCCATGATGATTGTTTTGCGGATCGCGCGATCTAATAATACACTTAAATAAAATTCCTTCGCGATATTGATCCCTTGCTCGAGATAAACTTTTAAAACTTTTTTACCTTCAGGTCCAGTTTGAGGAGTGATAAGTTGCATGCCTAGGATCTTGTCTACGGCGGCTAATGCGTCTTCTTTAGTTTTGGTAACTTTAACTCCGCCGCCTTTTCCTCTACCACCAGCGTGGATTTGGGCTTTAACGACTACAACAGATGCTCCCGTTTTGGAAGAAACTTCTTCGTGGGCTTTTGCACCGTCTTCTTTTTTATCAATTACTACGCCGAAAGGAACTTTGGCGTTATGGCGTCTCAGGATTTCCTTGGCCTGGTACTCGTGAATTTTCATGAATCAACCTTGTTTTTTTGGATGTGAGTTCAGTTTGGAATGCTTTTTCTAAGGATTTTACCTGGAAGAATCCTGTCCATCCCCTTTCGGTAGGAGTTCCCACAAGAGGCTTTAAATGAAGGGACCAACCTTGGTCCAAAGTCCTCTGCGACTTTGCGTCTCTGCGTGAATCTATAATTTTTACTTTTGAAGATGACTCGGGTCCGGGGGTCGAAGGTAAAAAGATTCCCCGGAGAGGGGGTAGCGGAAGACGCGAATGCGGCTATAGCGTGGGGGATTCCTCCCCCTCAAAAATCGACCGAGACATTTCTGTGACAATACTTTAGAAACTGAACCAATATATTTTCCGTTATCACATTATATTTTCTGCTATATTGTATATTTTGCCTGATTTTTAGGATCATTCTAACCAAAAAGGGCTAACTCGTGGCTTGCCACGTTAGGAGAAATATAAATGAAGGTGATCTATATTGGGCTGGTATGCCTATTTTTGGGGACGTTTGTCTCCTGTGATTCAGGGGGCGGCGATTCTAATTCCGCTCTAGCGGTATTGGCAGGTTTTGGAAATTCCATTCCGGTCAGTTCCGCGGCAGATTTAACGAATGAATCTGCTGCTTCTTATGATGATAACGAATGGGGGCTTGTAACTTCTTCTCGTTTGGAATCTTGGGTAAGCGATTGGCAAAACCAAAAGCCGTCTCATATCAGCGGAAAGCTTGTGATCTTACAAAGTAGCCTTGCGAATAATTTTTCGGGGGATACAAGTGGGAGATCCTACGTTAAGCCTGATAATGCAAACGGAGTGTATGTGTATCATCTGGATGATTTTCAAGCTGGATTCCGTTTCAACCAGCAGAGAGATACAGGACTCATTCGTAACTCAGTACGTTACCAAGCTGACGGCCAAACTGTGGACCAATGGTTGAAAGTATTCGGGATCAATTTGAAAACAGACTTGGTAGTTTTTGCAGTAGGCTCTGCGAACAATAACGGTACCGCTTATACGAATGGAAGCCAAACCCAGGATATTACCAGAGGAATTTATTGGCTTAGATATTGGGGAGCGGATATCAAACATCTCGCGATCCTAAACGGAGATATCAGGAGCAATTTTACGAATGTAACTTATCTTTCTGCGACCAAGGATACAGCTCCGAATGCAAATGGGAACTTCAGCGTAAAACAACTGAAGGTGGATAATACGATTATCACTCTAACCTTAGAAGATATCATTAAGATCGCTAAAAATAATGGAAGCGCTTCTATTAGCGGGCTTACAGGAACTCAGATCATTGTGGATGCAAGACCTACGAATCAATATGACCAAACTGTCGGGATTACGAACTCAGGAGCAAATCATATAACAACCGCTTGGAATGATTCAGGTGCTCCTGCTGCAGGTGTGAGTGGAACTCCGAAGAAGTATGTTTTGTTTGAAACTAGGATCAAAGGAGCAAAAACGTTTCCTTGGGCTTCTTTATTAGATACTTCTGCTACCGGATATAGATTTAAGGATAAGGTAACTCTTGCAGGTATTTTTGCGAATACTGGAACCGGAGGAGCAGGTTATACTGCGGGAGCTACAATCGTTTCCCAGTGTAGGACAAACTTCGAAGCACAGGTGAATGGATTTGTTTCTCAGAATATATTAGGATATCCTACTGTATTCTATGATGGTTCTTTAGTAGAATGGACTTCTCTTGTTGCGGAATATCCTGATTCTACGGAAGGAACTAGTTTTAACAAACTTTCCTTAACTTCTCCTTTCAGAACGGATACTGCGGATTTGAGTTATGCTCCAGGCGGGAACATTAATTATAATTCACATTCTTCCGGTGGGACTGGAAGCCCTTATGTAACCGTGGCTCAGGCGGATATAGATCCTTCTTCCACTACAACACGCAAGGCTCAGGCAGAAGATAAGGCTTATAAGTATTGATCTGAAAAAGAAAAGGCTCCGAAGGAGCCTTTTGTAACTTGAATATTCTATATTTATAATGTTTATTTTAGAGTGAGGAAAGGATAGCAAGATCCAAAGAATAAGCTCCTCCACCTACGATTGCTAGTGCAATTGCAAGTCCGATCGCCAATACTTGGAATTCGTAACCTTCTCCTTTTTGAGCTCCATACCAGTTCATGAAAAATCCATGCTCTTTATGAACGAGCAGGGCTGCTCCAAGCATAATGATAGCGATACCGATTGCGGAGACTCGAGTAAGTAGTCCTAGGATTAATGCCACGGATCCGAATGACTCACCAATAATAACTAAGAATGCGATGATTCCTGGAAGCCCTGCAGTTTGAGTAAAATATCCATAGGTTCCTTTAAATCCGTAACCGCCGAACCAACCCAATAATTTTTGAGCGCCATGTGGGAAGATTACGATCCCGAGCGTTAATCTTAAGACCAGTGGGACGATATCGCTGCTGGTTGCTAATAATGTTTCTAACATTTTGAATACTTCCTTCTATTAATTCAGGAATTAATAGTTTATTGTTAAAGTATATTACTTTGAATATGAAGTATTTCTTACAAGTTTTTTTCACCAGGGTCGGCCAAAAATCGGAAATTTTTTCAGGTAGGAACTCCTGACCCGAAATTTCAGCGGGATAAACTGCCAAGAATCGCCGGTTTGTAAGGAAATTTTCGACTTTTAGAGATGATCAAAATATGATTCTATGGCCCAGTTTATTGGTCTGAATTTTTGTCAAAATTCAATATAGCAGAATTTAATCTGTTATTTATGATGATCGGATTTGGGATGGTCCTGGAGATCTTTCGATACATTCGTAAAAGATCGGGAGAGAAGATGTCTGAAATAGTCCACTGGATAATCTCTGTTTTATTTTTAGGATTTGTTCTCGGATTTCCATGGCTTGCAGGGAGTCTTTCTGGAAAGCATAAATGGTTGGGGTTTTTAGGACCTGTCGTTCTATGCTACGCTTCCGGAATCGTATTGGGGAACTTAATCCCAGCTGAGTTTTTACCCAAGAAGATCGCAGAAACAATTTCCGAAATTTCTATCCCGATCGCAATCCCACTGTTGCTTGCTTCTTCCGATTTTGGACGAGGTATCAAAGAAGCAAAACTTGCGTTATTCTCCTTCTTTCTATCTTGTATTGCAGTTGCGATCTCTTCCGTTTCCGTGGGCTTTTTCCTAAGCGCTCTACATCCGGAATCTTCTAAAATAGGCGGGATGCTTGCCGGTCTATATACCGGAGGAACTCCGAATTCGAATGCAATCGGTTTAGCTTTGGATACAGGAAAGGCAACGATTGCACTTGTGAACACTGTCGATCTTTTGATCGGTGGAACTTATCTTTTATTCCTTCTTAGTTTTTCCAAAAAAGTATATTCAATTTTCCTAAAGCCAGAGGTGGTAAGTGAGGAAGGAGGAGAAATTTTTTCGGAAGTCCAGGTTTCTCCCAAAAATCCTATTATTCGTTTGTTATTAGGAGTTTTTCTTTCCGTTTTAGGTTTGGCCGGTTCTCTTGGGATTTCTCAAGTAATTTTCGGAACTGCTTCCGCGCCTTTGATCCTACTCGGCATCACTACCTGGGGAATCGGGATCTCATTCTCTAAAAAAGTAAGAAGTTTGAATACATATCCGGTCGGGTATTATTTTATTCTAATATTCTCCGTTGCAATTGGGTTTTTGGCGGATTTTGGAAGTTTAGTTAAGGGAGCTTCAGGTGTTCTGTTGATCGTTCTTGCGACCATGTCGATT from Leptospira selangorensis includes:
- the sucD gene encoding succinate--CoA ligase subunit alpha, translated to MAVLVDSNTRVVVQGITGKEGSFHATQMIEYGTSVVGGVTPGKGGQNVELAGKNVPVFNSLKDAIVKEGANASIIFVPPPFAADAILEGIFNEIPLVVCITEGIPTHDMLKVYSALRNSKTRLVGPNCPGVISPKYKVKMGIMPGFIHQAGNVGIVSRSGTLTYESVAQLTQHGLGQSTVIGIGGDPVPGMNHTEAVRLLNEDPETKGIVMIGEIGGTSEEEAAAYIKAHVKKPVVGFIAGQTAPPGKRMGHAGAIISGGMGTASSKMKAMQDAGISVCQSIAEVGEKMKKALG
- a CDS encoding FmdB family zinc ribbon protein, whose translation is MPTYDYRCKACGQTFEHFQSMKDDPITTCLLCGKTGEVDRLISNVGGIIFKGSGFYVTDNKSSSKSSESSTGSSGSSSN
- a CDS encoding DoxX family protein is translated as MLETLLATSSDIVPLVLRLTLGIVIFPHGAQKLLGWFGGYGFKGTYGYFTQTAGLPGIIAFLVIIGESFGSVALILGLLTRVSAIGIAIIMLGAALLVHKEHGFFMNWYGAQKGEGYEFQVLAIGLAIALAIVGGGAYSLDLAILSSL
- a CDS encoding TolC family protein yields the protein MKLENGNFWTKTISGKTISVFLVSSLILLSGFSGIFSQENKSGKVLKLTTEETVKRALDSNFKLQNLRYELAKTDSSYLKAESQYSWRLVADGSFRQTVLPLNQNNVFTGTKTSDDTIKGGIEKTIRTTGTYFKLEAGNRRFDSNAFEDKSNPLTASFAGLALPPLYTGFITATVSQDLLKNSFGYKGRNQERILDNQKEMAKSQVSLQISEAIVGSLVDFWDYSVKLQSLKTFRRLKENVSNIRNLTVRKQGLGLSEGFEVNQWNALLAQADSQLETAVVQKDEAKRKLARTLKLENDSDLSEETDLMEEIPEKPDYTKDLDIAYKKRADYLNAVREKEIAELMLKNAKSDQLPSLTLSGSASSQAQTITSPDKNYTDATDGVQSARYKDFNGKVSFSYPLFDKGVAAGRRDSEIGVRQATLKENEVKNEVRDDLRGRIDSLEASYKIYKNSIVTEKETQNYYNGVVRSFQQGRADAVAVKNALDTLVRDQLSLTQAKVNFNIDLMRYYIAKNMLLERFDLDAEKLIPHLE
- a CDS encoding sulfurtransferase, whose translation is MKVIYIGLVCLFLGTFVSCDSGGGDSNSALAVLAGFGNSIPVSSAADLTNESAASYDDNEWGLVTSSRLESWVSDWQNQKPSHISGKLVILQSSLANNFSGDTSGRSYVKPDNANGVYVYHLDDFQAGFRFNQQRDTGLIRNSVRYQADGQTVDQWLKVFGINLKTDLVVFAVGSANNNGTAYTNGSQTQDITRGIYWLRYWGADIKHLAILNGDIRSNFTNVTYLSATKDTAPNANGNFSVKQLKVDNTIITLTLEDIIKIAKNNGSASISGLTGTQIIVDARPTNQYDQTVGITNSGANHITTAWNDSGAPAAGVSGTPKKYVLFETRIKGAKTFPWASLLDTSATGYRFKDKVTLAGIFANTGTGGAGYTAGATIVSQCRTNFEAQVNGFVSQNILGYPTVFYDGSLVEWTSLVAEYPDSTEGTSFNKLSLTSPFRTDTADLSYAPGGNINYNSHSSGGTGSPYVTVAQADIDPSSTTTRKAQAEDKAYKY
- the sucC gene encoding ADP-forming succinate--CoA ligase subunit beta; this encodes MKIHEYQAKEILRRHNAKVPFGVVIDKKEDGAKAHEEVSSKTGASVVVVKAQIHAGGRGKGGGVKVTKTKEDALAAVDKILGMQLITPQTGPEGKKVLKVYLEQGINIAKEFYLSVLLDRAIRKTIIMASTEGGMEIEEVAETHPEKILKIAVDPGIGLQPNQASQLAFDLGLPAESHKSFKALLTSVYNAYIKEDASLLEINPLILTKENEIIAGDCKIDLDENALYRHPENAAFRDVSEEDPLEVQASEYNINYVKLDGNIGCMVNGAGLAMATMDIVKLAGAEPANFLDVGGGANVTTVTNGFKLILGDPNVKGIFINIFGGIVRCDRVALGIIEAAKAVNINVPLVVRLKGTNAEEGKKILNESGLNIIGEEDLRTAAKKVADAIK
- a CDS encoding DUF819 family protein, which encodes MSEIVHWIISVLFLGFVLGFPWLAGSLSGKHKWLGFLGPVVLCYASGIVLGNLIPAEFLPKKIAETISEISIPIAIPLLLASSDFGRGIKEAKLALFSFFLSCIAVAISSVSVGFFLSALHPESSKIGGMLAGLYTGGTPNSNAIGLALDTGKATIALVNTVDLLIGGTYLLFLLSFSKKVYSIFLKPEVVSEEGGEIFSEVQVSPKNPIIRLLLGVFLSVLGLAGSLGISQVIFGTASAPLILLGITTWGIGISFSKKVRSLNTYPVGYYFILIFSVAIGFLADFGSLVKGASGVLLIVLATMSIAILLHLLFGILFRIPVDTWIITSVSSIYGPAFVPSVAAAIGNRGVLILGILTGLIGYAVGNYLGLAVYWFLAR